In the genome of Polaribacter atrinae, one region contains:
- a CDS encoding PLP-dependent transferase → MEDKKILNYIKDVLENAPTSWVNLTTHRLDIYNEKLAKTDFLNQFETLFNNNNTTSSALNTLPTAYDYIRLGHPLSCVLEWGISKLNTLNSENVISFSSQTIPVLAVLRKNLLENKNTRIVYLDKLPNNFDIEIVKNIYNYKFQLEKVAKLSDISSFNGSTIFISEEDKIGSFDNNENFDNNENIDFFVQLHGYLGSILVVNGEQNENYISDIQHVRRRETIAMTPSNSLIALKALVAESAIEDKKNNDTNKTSVLNAIKEVTRSNTKPLVASSGLSIQYAILMGLIHDASENHNGKAIKIIVPPNCYGGTNDQARRVAACIDNVEIVDLLVDRDNDMVQSIDTVLNNIAKQDAVPYIIAEIPTNPRVEVPDLIKLKEALSRERTTTTGAIAIDPVFILDQTFCPNVHFLGEGEILSTVRTISFASGSKFPSGGKCTAGYCIGNKKTDSLIDKIEHHLLLCDNEATSLQYEILAQQLPSMKQRIADAYTNTRLFVNYIHETLPGAKINFVSEELASQGFTPSVFSLDLPTTGITDEEKEANKRALNLKLINLMITEIPDESKFCVSYGQLKGCYWTIPATSTQGTTKEGDKDYIVRASLSPNMDLEHHKEVFLKFVKSI, encoded by the coding sequence ATGGAAGACAAAAAAATATTAAATTACATTAAAGATGTATTAGAAAATGCACCAACATCATGGGTAAATTTAACTACACATCGTCTAGATATTTATAATGAAAAATTAGCTAAAACTGACTTTTTAAATCAGTTTGAAACTTTGTTTAACAACAATAATACCACATCATCTGCTTTAAATACATTACCTACCGCTTATGATTATATTCGTTTAGGGCATCCATTATCTTGTGTTTTAGAATGGGGAATTTCAAAATTAAACACCCTTAATTCAGAGAACGTAATTAGCTTTTCTTCACAAACGATTCCTGTTTTAGCAGTGTTAAGAAAGAATTTATTAGAAAATAAAAATACTAGAATTGTTTATTTAGATAAACTACCTAATAACTTTGACATCGAAATAGTTAAAAACATCTATAACTATAAATTTCAATTAGAAAAAGTAGCAAAACTATCAGATATTTCTTCATTTAACGGAAGTACTATTTTTATATCAGAAGAAGATAAAATAGGTAGTTTTGACAACAATGAAAATTTTGACAACAATGAAAATATAGATTTCTTCGTTCAACTTCACGGGTATCTTGGGAGTATTTTGGTTGTAAATGGAGAACAGAATGAAAATTATATTTCAGACATTCAGCATGTAAGAAGAAGAGAAACCATTGCCATGACTCCTTCTAATTCTCTTATCGCTTTAAAAGCTTTGGTTGCAGAATCTGCTATTGAAGATAAAAAGAATAACGACACTAATAAAACAAGTGTTTTAAATGCTATTAAAGAAGTTACCAGGTCTAACACCAAACCTTTAGTTGCTTCTAGTGGACTGTCTATTCAGTATGCCATTTTAATGGGGTTGATTCATGACGCATCTGAAAATCATAATGGTAAAGCGATTAAAATTATTGTTCCACCAAATTGTTATGGTGGTACTAATGACCAGGCAAGACGTGTTGCTGCTTGTATTGACAATGTAGAAATTGTAGACTTATTAGTTGATAGAGATAATGATATGGTACAAAGTATTGATACCGTTTTAAATAACATTGCTAAACAAGACGCTGTACCTTATATTATTGCTGAAATACCAACCAACCCAAGAGTTGAAGTTCCGGATTTAATCAAATTAAAGGAAGCTTTAAGCAGAGAACGTACAACTACAACGGGAGCAATTGCTATAGACCCTGTTTTTATTTTAGACCAAACATTTTGTCCTAATGTTCACTTTTTAGGTGAAGGAGAAATACTATCAACAGTAAGAACTATTTCTTTTGCGAGTGGTTCTAAATTTCCAAGTGGCGGAAAATGTACTGCAGGTTACTGTATCGGAAATAAAAAAACAGATTCTTTAATCGATAAAATAGAACATCATTTACTTCTTTGCGATAATGAAGCTACTAGTCTTCAATATGAAATATTAGCACAACAATTACCATCGATGAAGCAAAGAATTGCAGATGCCTATACAAATACCCGTTTGTTTGTAAATTATATTCATGAAACGTTACCAGGAGCAAAAATCAATTTTGTATCAGAAGAATTAGCATCGCAAGGTTTTACGCCATCTGTTTTCTCTTTAGACCTTCCTACAACAGGAATTACAGATGAAGAAAAAGAAGCTAACAAGAGAGCCTTAAATTTAAAGTTAATCAACTTAATGATTACCGAAATTCCTGATGAAAGTAAATTCTGTGTTAGTTACGGACAATTAAAAGGATGTTATTGGACCATACCTGCAACATCTACACAAGGAACCACTAAAGAAGGCGATAAAGATTATATTGTACGTGCTTCACTATCTCCTAATATGGATTTAGAACATCATAAAGAAGTGTTTTTAAAGTTTGTTAAGAGTATTTAA
- the ychF gene encoding redox-regulated ATPase YchF, whose product MKAGIVGLPNVGKSTLFNCLSNAKAQSANFPFCTIEPNLGVVNVPDTRLEKLEELVVPERVQPATVEIVDIAGLVKGASKGEGLGNQFLANIRETDALLHVVRCFDNDNIIHVDSSIDPVRDKETIDIELQLKDLEAVEKRLERVKRTAKTGNKEAQAELVVLLRIEETLLKGISVRALEFTEKEMEFVQPLQFITLKPVLYVCNVDEGSAVSGNAYVEKVKEAVKNENAEVIVLAVGTEADITELDDYEERQMFLADIGLEEAGVSRLVRSAYKLLNLQTYFTAGVKEVRAWTIPIGSTAPQAAGVIHTDFEKGFIRAETIAYEDFVTYGSEAKVKEAGKMKVEGKEYVVKDGDIMHFRFNV is encoded by the coding sequence ATGAAAGCCGGAATTGTAGGATTACCAAACGTAGGAAAATCAACTTTATTTAACTGTTTATCAAATGCAAAAGCGCAAAGTGCCAACTTTCCTTTTTGTACAATTGAACCAAATTTAGGAGTTGTAAACGTGCCAGATACACGTTTAGAAAAATTAGAAGAATTAGTTGTTCCAGAAAGAGTTCAGCCTGCTACTGTAGAGATTGTAGATATTGCTGGTTTGGTAAAAGGAGCAAGTAAGGGAGAAGGTTTAGGAAATCAGTTTTTAGCAAATATTCGCGAAACAGATGCACTTTTACACGTAGTTCGTTGTTTTGATAATGATAACATTATTCACGTAGATAGTTCTATAGATCCTGTTAGAGATAAAGAAACAATTGATATTGAATTACAATTAAAAGATTTAGAAGCAGTAGAAAAACGTCTAGAGCGTGTAAAAAGAACTGCTAAAACTGGTAATAAAGAAGCGCAAGCAGAATTAGTAGTTTTACTTAGAATTGAAGAAACTTTATTAAAAGGAATTTCTGTAAGAGCTTTAGAATTTACAGAAAAAGAAATGGAATTTGTACAACCGTTACAGTTTATTACTTTAAAACCAGTATTATATGTTTGTAATGTAGATGAAGGTTCTGCAGTTTCTGGAAATGCATATGTAGAAAAAGTTAAAGAAGCTGTTAAAAATGAAAATGCAGAAGTTATTGTATTAGCGGTTGGTACAGAAGCAGATATTACAGAATTAGATGATTACGAAGAAAGACAAATGTTTTTAGCAGATATTGGCTTAGAAGAAGCTGGTGTTTCTAGATTGGTTCGTTCTGCATATAAATTATTAAACTTACAAACGTATTTTACAGCAGGTGTAAAAGAAGTTAGAGCTTGGACAATTCCTATTGGTTCTACTGCGCCGCAAGCAGCAGGTGTAATTCATACAGATTTCGAAAAAGGTTTTATTAGAGCAGAAACTATTGCTTATGAAGATTTTGTTACTTATGGTTCTGAAGCAAAAGTAAAAGAAGCTGGTAAAATGAAAGTAGAAGGTAAGGAGTACGTTGTTAAAGATGGCGATATTATGCACTTTAGATTTAATGTGTAA